Proteins from a genomic interval of Lycium ferocissimum isolate CSIRO_LF1 unplaced genomic scaffold, AGI_CSIRO_Lferr_CH_V1 ctg15167, whole genome shotgun sequence:
- the LOC132042415 gene encoding uncharacterized mitochondrial protein AtMg00860-like: protein MRRKLQLGSLGPTFLGHIVSNEAIKVDTQKTEAVKTWPRITTPTEVRYFLRLAGYYRRFLEGFSSLSAPLTKLKKKTTKFQWIEACEWSFQELKNRLTSAPVMALPEG, encoded by the exons atgagaCGCAAGTTACAGCTTGGTTCGCTTGGCCCca CTTTCCTCGGACATATTGTATCAAACGAAGCCATTAAGGTTGACACTCAGAAGAcagaggccgtgaagacttggcctagaaTCACGACACCAACGGAGGTTCGTTATTTTCTGAGGttggcaggatattacaggagatttttAGAAGGcttctcctctctttcagcaccattgacgaagctgaAGAAGAAGACAACTAAGTTTCAGTGGATAGAAGCTTGTGAGTGgagttttcaggagttgaagaacagGCTGACTTCAGCACCAGTTATGGCACTACCAGAGGGATAA